GAGATCGAGAGCGCGCTGGTCTCGCACCCCGAGGTGGCCGAGGCGGCGGCGGTCGGGCGGCCGCACGAACTCAAGGGCGAGGCCGTGGCCGTGTTTGTCACGCTTAAGAAGGCCCTGCCGAGCGACGAGCTCCGCGAAGCGCTCAAGCAGCACGTCCGCAAGGAGATCGGCGCCCTCGCCCAGCCGGACGACATCCGCTTCACCAACGCGCTACCGAAGACCCGCAGCGGCAAGATCATGCGCCGGCTGCTGAAGGACATCGCCGCCGGCAAAGAGACCGTCGGCGACACCACCACGCTGGAGGACTACAGCGTGATCGCCAGCCTGCGTGACGACGAGGACTAAAGAACCCGCACGCCCCATGCAGGAACTCAACTTCAAGCAGGAGCTGACCGGCTGCTTCGGCCAGCCGATCGCCGAGAACCCGAGCCAGGCGATGGTCGAAGCCGCCTACCGGCATCACGGCCTCGACTGGCGTTACCTGACCATCGAGGTCGGCGCCGCCGGCCTGGCGGACGCGGTCCGCGGCGCCCGGGCGATGGGCTTCCGCGGGTTCAACTGCACGATCCCCCACAAGGTCGCGGTGATCGAACACCTGGACGGGCTGGCCGAGTCCGCATCGGTCATCCAGGCGGTCAACTGCGTGGTGCGTGACGGCGACCGGCTGATCGGCGAGAACACCGACGGCAAGGGCTTCCTCAGCTCGCTGGGCCGGATCGAGAGCCCGGCCGGCAAGCGGGTGGTGGTGTTCGGAGCGGGCGGCGCCGCCCGCGCAATCTGCGTGGAGCTCGCGCTGGCGGGAGCGGCGCGGGTGACGATCGTCAACCGCACGGTCGCCAAGGCGGAAGTGATCGCCAAGACCATCCGCGAGAACACCGCGGCGGACGCGGTCGCAACCGAGTGGCAGGGCGACTACCGCCTGCCGCCGGAGACGGACATCGTCGTCAACTCCACGTCGATCGGCCTGTTCCCGGATGTCGACGCCCGGCTGGCGATCGACTTCGATACGCTGACCCCCTCGATGGTGGTGGCCGACGTCATCATCAACCCGCCGCGCACGCACCTGATCAACACCGCCGAGCAGCGGGGCTGCCGCGTGATCGACGGGCTGGGGATGCTCGTCGAGCAGGGCGTAGTGGGGATCCAACTCTGGTCGGGCGTCGAGGCCGACCCCGGCGTGATGCGGCGGGAGCTCGAGGCGATCTTTGGCTGACGCCGCACCGCCGCGGGCCCTAAGCCGGCTCGCCTAGCAGCCAAGCCAACACGCCCTTCTGCGCGTGCAGCCGGTTGGCGGCCTGCTCGACCACCAGGCTCTGCGGCGAGTCCATCACCTCGTCGGTGACCTCCTGCCCCCGCTTGGCGGGCAGGCAGTGCAGGAAGATCGCGTCGGACGGCGCCGCGCCCATCAGCTTCGCGTTCACCTGGTAGTCGGCGAAGTCGCGTTTGCGCTGCTCCTCCTCGGCCTCCTGCCCCATGCTGGCCCACACGTCGGTGTAGATGGCGGCGCACCCGTCGACGGCCTCGCGGGGGTCGGTCGTCTCGGTGATTGCGGCGTCGGGGCAGTCGGCCCGCAGCTGGTCGACGAACTCCCTGGCGAGCTCGTAGCCCGTGGGGGTCGCGATGGCGAACTCGGCGCCGGTCTTCGCGCAGCCCACCGCCAGGCTCCGCGCCACGTTGTTGCCGTCGCCCACCCAGGTGATCTTCTTGCCCTTGAGTCCGCCGAACCGCTCGCGGACGGTCAGCAGGTCGGCCAGCGCCTGGCAGGGGTGGTCGAGGTCGGTCAGGCCGTTCACCACCGGGCAGGTCGAGTGCGCGGCGACGTCCTCCACCGTGCTGTGGCTCTTCGCCCGCACAACGATCACGTCGACCATGGCGCTGAGCACGCGGGTGAAGTCTTCGATGCTCTCGCGTTTGCCGAACCCGGCGTCGGCCCCCAGCATCATGCTGCCGCCGCCCAGGTGGGTCATGCAGGACTCGAAGCTGACGCGGGTCCGCAGCGACTGCTTCTCGAACAGCAGCGCCATCATCCGGCCGGGGAACAGCGGCTCGCGGACCCCCCTGACGAACTTCGACTTCAGGTCCGCGGCGATGGCGAGGATCGCCTCGATCTCGCTGCTCGACAGATCACTCAGGGCAACCAGGTGTCGCATGTTGGGCTCTCGGCTACTGGTTCTCGGCTGTCGGCCAAATCAGCCCACCCGGGAGGGGTGGGGCAGGCGAAGCGTCACAGCTCAAGATTCTCGATCACGTTGACAAGGATGTCGCACCCTTCCTGGACCTCGGCGTCGGTGAGGGTCATGGCCGGCAGCAGCCGGATGACCGTGCCCTGGGTGCAGTTGATGAGCAGGCCGCGTTCCATGCACTGCTGCACGACCTGGGACCCGTCGACCGACAGCTCCAGGCCGATCATCAGGCCGCACGCCCGCAGCTCCTCGACGTACGGCAGCTTGTCGACCAGCGGCTGCAGGCGGGCGGCGAAGGCGTCGCTGATCTGACTGGCGCGGCCCAGCAGGTTTTCTTCCTCGATGGTCTCGATCGTGGCGATGCCGGCCGCCGCAGCGATGGGGTTGCCGCCGAACGTCGACGCGTGCATGCCGGGCCGCAGGCTGGGGGCGATCTCGGCCGTGGTCAGCAGGGCGCCGCCGGCGACCCCGCCGCACAGGCTCTTGGCCAACGTGATCACGTCCGGCGTAACGCCCCCGTCCCCCAGTGACGCGTGCTGGTAGGCGAACCACTCGCCGGTGCGGCCGCAGCCGGCCTGCACCTCGTCGAACGCCAGCACCAGGCCGTTCTCGTCGGCGATCTCCCGCAGGCCCTGCAGGAAGCCCTCGGGCGGGATCCGCACGCCGCCCTCGCCCTGGATCGGCTCGATCAAGATGCCGGCGGTCTCGTCGTCGACCAGTTCGCGGACGGCGTCGAGGTCGCCGAACGGGGCGTAGGTGAAGCCGGCCATCAGCGGGCCCAGGCCCTCGTGGTACTTGGGCTGCGCGGTCGCCGTGACGGCGCCGATGGTGCGGCCGTGGAAGCCGCCCTGGAAGGTGATGATCTTGTACCGCTCGGCCGGCGTGTGCAGGCGGATCAGCTTGATGGCCGCCTCGTTGGCCTCGGCGCCGGAGTTACAGAAGAACGCCTTGCCGCCGAAGCTCCGCTCGCTGAGCATCTTCGCCCAGCGGCCCTGGGCCTCGGTGTACCAGGTGTTGGGCACGTGGATCAGCTTGGCGACCTGGTCCTGAACCGCCTTCACGACCTTCGGCGGGCAGTGCCCCAGGAGGTTGCACCCCCAACCGGGGAACAAGTCCAGGTAGGCGCGGCCCTGATCGTCCCACACGCGGCTCCCCTCGCCACGCTCCAAACAGACCGGGTACCGGCCGTAGTTGGGGATGACCGCCTCGTCGAAGAGGGCGGCGGTTTGCTCGGACATCGATTGGGTAGTAGCGGTCATTGTCGGATTGCCTCACGCAGAGACGCAAAGGCGCAGAGGAAACTGGGGGTTAGTTCTCAGGTAAGTTGTTCGCAATTCTTGAAATGCCGTCTTTCATCAATTCCGTATTGAAGTTCAGGAGCAAACCGAGAGGCTTCTTCATGAGCTTCAAGTAGGTGAGGAGCTGCTTCTTATGGACCCCGGTGATCGCTTCGGTGGACTTGATCTCGACAATCACGGAGTCTTCAACGATCAGATCGAGCCGATATCCCTCGTCAAACCTGATCCCGCGAAACTCGATGGGAACGGGAACCTGCCGCCGCACTTCGAGTCCGCGCTGCTTGAGTTCATGGGCAAGAACTACCTCGTACACCGACTCAAGCAGCCCCGGCCCGACCTCACGATGTACTACTAGCGCCGCGTCAACGATTTCTCCGCTAATTCCATTGAGTCGATCAGCATGCACCGCTCAAACCCTGGATCTCGAGCCGCTAGCTGTCCTCTGCGTCTCCGCGACTCTGCGTGAGACCCTAAACTGCCGCCGCCGGTTCGCCGATTATTTCGGTCCCCACGCCCGTGTTCGTGTAGACCTCCAGCAGCAGCGAGTGCCGCAGGCGGCCGTCGATGATGTGGATCTTGCGGACGCCCTTCTCCAGGGTGGCCAGGCAGGCCTCGACCTTGGGGATCATGCCGCTGGCGATCACGCCGCTGGAGATCAGCTCGCGGGCCTTCTGGGCGTTGAGCGTGTGGATCAGCGAGTCGGGGTCGTCCTTGTCCTGGCGGACGCCGTTCACGTCGCTCAGGAAGACCAGCTTCTCGGCGCCCACCGCCTGGGCGACCGCCATGGCGGCCGTGTCGGCGTTGACGTTGTACTTGTTCCCGGCTTCGTCGACGCACATCGATGGGATCACCGGCACCTGGCCGGCGTAGCACAGGTTGTCGATGATGTCGCGGTCGACGCGGGTCACCTGGCCGACGTGGCCCAGGTCGACCGGCTGCCCGTCCTCGCCGTCGAGCGTGATCCGCTCGCCGAACAGCACGTTGTTGTCCGACTCGCCGACAAAGTTGAGCGGCATCGCGCGGCCGCCGAAGGCCTCGATCTGCTCGGCGATCGACTCGTTGATCTGGCCCGCCAACACCTTCTCGACGATGGCCAGCGTGGCGTCGTCCGTGTAGCGGCGGCCCTGCACAAAGTTGGGCTCGATGCCCGCCTCGGCCATGGCGCGGCTGATCGCGGCGCCGCCGCCGTGCACGACGATCGGCCGCATGCCGACCGTTTCCATGAACACGATGTCCACCAGCAGGTGCCGCAGCGCGTCCTCGTCCTCCATGACGCTGCCGCCGAGCTTGATCACGGTGACCTTGTCGCGGAACTCGCGGATCCAGCCCATCGCCTCGATCAGGGTGTCGGCCTTTTCGATCGCTGCTTGCATGGGTCGCTCGGGCGGAAAGTCTGCGAGGGGGTCGTGGCGCCTGGGATCGGGAGAATCCCGCAATATAAGGCCCCCGGGGACCCAGGTCTAGCAGCGGCGCCCACGCCGGCGGGCGCCGCGGCCGCCGGTGTCGCGGGCCGGCGGGCGGCGATATACTACCGCCAGAGCGGCCCCGCCGGGCCGCGGAACCTCTATCAACCGCCCTGCCCTGCTATGCCGACCAAGACCGAACTGTACAACGAAGCCGACAAGCTCAAGGACGCCGGGGACCTGGACGGCGCGGCGGCCAAGCTGCAGGAGATCCTGGCCGACGACGCCGATTACGCCCTGGCGCACTCCGCCCTGGCGGTCGTGCTGCAGCGGTCCGGCAAGCACGCCGAGGCGATCGAGCACGCCAAGAAGGTCTGCGAGCTGGAGCCGAGCGACCCCTTCAGCTTCACCGCCCTGTCGGTCACCTACCAGCGGGCCTACGCCGGCACCGACGAGATGAGCTACATCCCGCTGGCGGAAGAGGCCATGGAACGCAGCCGCCAGCTGCAGATGGGCCACTGATCGCAGTGCGCCAGCGGGTGCCCTGCCCGTAAAACCGGCCCCGTGGGTCCTCTTGCGGCCTGTAGTAATGGCGCCGGTTTTGACGATAATGGACGTCAGGCATTCTCAGCCAGCCGCCCGCAGCCGCGGAAGCCGCGACGTGGTTAGCTAGGATTGAACGAGGGCCCGCGCGTTGGCGGCCCTGGATTCCGTGTGTGTTTCTACGAGAGGATGGGAAGCAAAATGATGATCCGAACTCGCATGCTGACCCTCGCCGCTGTCGGACTGATGGGCGTCGCGGCGAGCACCCACGCTCAGCCCACGCCCGCCGAGGAGCAGGCGCTGCCCGCCGCCCCCACGGCCGAGGCGCCGAGCATCGTCGAATACGCCGAGCCGGCCGCGCCCGCCATCGAGTGCTGCCCGATCGGGGTGGTCCGCGAGGTGGCGACCCTGTCGGCCAAGAAGAAGTACCGCTGCTACGGCGCGCCGATCAAGCAGGTGCTGTGCGTCGACAACCCGGCCGACTGCTACTGCAAGCACTTCGCGGTGCCGGTGTGCGTGCCGAGCTGCTGCACCGGCGAGCCGGTCTGCTGCGACTCCCGCTCCGGCCTGCTGGGCCGCGGCTACGTCACCTACCGCTGGCCCTGCGGCTTCGAGGCGACCATCGCCTTCCGCGTCCACGGCGGCGTGATCATCACGTACCGCTGAGCGGCGGCACTACGGCTTGGAAACAGAAAGCCCCGGGGGACCGCCTCCGGGGCTTTTTTATGCGCGGCGCCGCGGCGCCTCGTTCACTTACTCGGCCTGCTTGCCGACCATCGAGTCGAGCATGGTGCCGATCAGGGCGGTGGTCTCGGCGGACTGGGCGCCGCCCTCACCGCCGACCACCATCACCCGCGGCGTCACGGTGATGTTGTTCTCGCCGACCACCTTCAGCACCTCGACCAGGGCCGCGTTGCCCTTGCCGATCTGCTCGGCAATCAGCTGGTAGGCGTTGGCCTGGGCCTCGGCCTTGATGCGCACCGCCTCGGCGTCGGCGCCGGCCTCGATGATCTTCCGCTCCTTCTCCTGCTCGGAGATCTGCACGCCGTACTTGGCGGTCGCCAGGCGTTTCTCTTCCTCGGCCTCCTGCTCGGTGC
This genomic interval from Posidoniimonas corsicana contains the following:
- the aroE gene encoding shikimate dehydrogenase, giving the protein MQELNFKQELTGCFGQPIAENPSQAMVEAAYRHHGLDWRYLTIEVGAAGLADAVRGARAMGFRGFNCTIPHKVAVIEHLDGLAESASVIQAVNCVVRDGDRLIGENTDGKGFLSSLGRIESPAGKRVVVFGAGGAARAICVELALAGAARVTIVNRTVAKAEVIAKTIRENTAADAVATEWQGDYRLPPETDIVVNSTSIGLFPDVDARLAIDFDTLTPSMVVADVIINPPRTHLINTAEQRGCRVIDGLGMLVEQGVVGIQLWSGVEADPGVMRRELEAIFG
- the argF gene encoding ornithine carbamoyltransferase, whose amino-acid sequence is MRHLVALSDLSSSEIEAILAIAADLKSKFVRGVREPLFPGRMMALLFEKQSLRTRVSFESCMTHLGGGSMMLGADAGFGKRESIEDFTRVLSAMVDVIVVRAKSHSTVEDVAAHSTCPVVNGLTDLDHPCQALADLLTVRERFGGLKGKKITWVGDGNNVARSLAVGCAKTGAEFAIATPTGYELAREFVDQLRADCPDAAITETTDPREAVDGCAAIYTDVWASMGQEAEEEQRKRDFADYQVNAKLMGAAPSDAIFLHCLPAKRGQEVTDEVMDSPQSLVVEQAANRLHAQKGVLAWLLGEPA
- a CDS encoding aspartate aminotransferase family protein, which encodes MSEQTAALFDEAVIPNYGRYPVCLERGEGSRVWDDQGRAYLDLFPGWGCNLLGHCPPKVVKAVQDQVAKLIHVPNTWYTEAQGRWAKMLSERSFGGKAFFCNSGAEANEAAIKLIRLHTPAERYKIITFQGGFHGRTIGAVTATAQPKYHEGLGPLMAGFTYAPFGDLDAVRELVDDETAGILIEPIQGEGGVRIPPEGFLQGLREIADENGLVLAFDEVQAGCGRTGEWFAYQHASLGDGGVTPDVITLAKSLCGGVAGGALLTTAEIAPSLRPGMHASTFGGNPIAAAAGIATIETIEEENLLGRASQISDAFAARLQPLVDKLPYVEELRACGLMIGLELSVDGSQVVQQCMERGLLINCTQGTVIRLLPAMTLTDAEVQEGCDILVNVIENLEL
- a CDS encoding GxxExxY protein encodes the protein MHADRLNGISGEIVDAALVVHREVGPGLLESVYEVVLAHELKQRGLEVRRQVPVPIEFRGIRFDEGYRLDLIVEDSVIVEIKSTEAITGVHKKQLLTYLKLMKKPLGLLLNFNTELMKDGISRIANNLPEN
- the argB gene encoding acetylglutamate kinase, with translation MQAAIEKADTLIEAMGWIREFRDKVTVIKLGGSVMEDEDALRHLLVDIVFMETVGMRPIVVHGGGAAISRAMAEAGIEPNFVQGRRYTDDATLAIVEKVLAGQINESIAEQIEAFGGRAMPLNFVGESDNNVLFGERITLDGEDGQPVDLGHVGQVTRVDRDIIDNLCYAGQVPVIPSMCVDEAGNKYNVNADTAAMAVAQAVGAEKLVFLSDVNGVRQDKDDPDSLIHTLNAQKARELISSGVIASGMIPKVEACLATLEKGVRKIHIIDGRLRHSLLLEVYTNTGVGTEIIGEPAAAV
- a CDS encoding tetratricopeptide repeat protein codes for the protein MPTKTELYNEADKLKDAGDLDGAAAKLQEILADDADYALAHSALAVVLQRSGKHAEAIEHAKKVCELEPSDPFSFTALSVTYQRAYAGTDEMSYIPLAEEAMERSRQLQMGH